A single window of Candidatus Deferrimicrobium borealis DNA harbors:
- a CDS encoding 4Fe-4S dicluster domain-containing protein produces MKWGMVIDLQKCTGCGECVAACKLENNVAIVEPKESEMGRTMLWMDMLTVYEGEYPRLRVRQFPRPCMHCDHPPCTKVCPVRATYKNEEGIVAQIYPQCIGCRYCMAACPYTVKSFNWYKPEWAPGIRETVNPDVSVRQVGVVEKCTFCVHRLQKAKEQAKSEGRNLREGDFQTACAESCPAGAIVFGDLENTGHRVNSLSRSPRATRLLEDLGTEPKVIYLKEVD; encoded by the coding sequence ATGAAGTGGGGAATGGTCATCGATCTGCAAAAATGCACCGGCTGCGGAGAGTGCGTCGCGGCCTGCAAGCTGGAAAATAACGTGGCCATCGTGGAACCGAAGGAATCGGAGATGGGCCGGACCATGCTCTGGATGGACATGCTGACGGTGTACGAAGGAGAGTATCCCCGGCTTCGTGTCCGGCAGTTCCCGCGCCCCTGCATGCATTGCGATCACCCTCCCTGCACGAAAGTCTGTCCGGTTCGCGCCACCTACAAGAACGAGGAAGGGATCGTCGCGCAGATCTACCCCCAGTGCATCGGATGTCGCTACTGCATGGCCGCGTGCCCCTACACGGTGAAATCCTTCAACTGGTACAAACCGGAATGGGCGCCCGGCATCCGCGAGACCGTCAACCCGGATGTGTCGGTCCGCCAAGTGGGCGTGGTGGAAAAGTGCACCTTCTGCGTCCACCGGCTGCAAAAAGCGAAAGAACAGGCGAAGTCCGAAGGGCGGAACTTGCGCGAAGGCGACTTCCAGACGGCATGCGCCGAGAGCTGCCCCGCGGGAGCGATCGTTTTCGGGGACCTCGAAAACACCGGCCACCGGGTAAATTCCCTATCCCGCAGCCCCCGTGCGACGCGGCTCCTCGAAGACCTGGGAACGGAGCCGAAGGTGATCTATCTGAAAGAGGTGGATTGA
- the nrfD gene encoding polysulfide reductase NrfD → MEKAPAAPHPEYDLLRPIENPGKSFYYIVAVLLAIILYTGYVYIRQVYYGLGVTGMAQPVTWGFYIINFVFFIGISHAGTLISAILRLSKAEWRRPITRMAEVITAIVLAIGGLHPIIDLGRPDRMTHLFYNGRLQSPLLWDIVSITAYFTASTVYLYIPMIPDIAILRDRGVKPRWLYEFLSWSWQGTEQQHKVLDRAMNILMVVVIPIAVSVHTIISYIFAMTVQPGWHSTIFGPYFVVGAIFSGIAAILVLMIVFRKVFHLERYLKLIHFNYLSVLLLIMSLLWFYFTFSEYLTGFYGHEPNEMRVFMYKFSGAFAPYFWTMVTCNFLLPLILLSNRKTRTIPGILIASISVIIGMWLERLIIVVPSLANPRLPYPTGIYIPTHTEWMLFLGGVSVFILGYMMFARFFPVISVWEIQEGRHESAKTVTERISSYMPDPQPRYTGSMENE, encoded by the coding sequence ATGGAAAAAGCTCCCGCTGCGCCCCATCCGGAGTACGACCTGCTTCGCCCCATTGAAAACCCGGGGAAAAGCTTCTACTACATCGTGGCCGTCCTGCTGGCCATCATCCTGTACACCGGGTATGTCTATATCCGGCAGGTCTACTACGGCCTCGGGGTCACCGGGATGGCCCAACCGGTCACCTGGGGTTTTTACATCATCAATTTCGTCTTTTTCATCGGGATCAGCCATGCCGGTACATTGATCTCCGCGATCCTTCGCCTTTCCAAAGCGGAGTGGCGAAGGCCGATCACCCGGATGGCGGAAGTCATCACCGCCATCGTGCTCGCCATCGGCGGGTTGCATCCGATCATCGATCTGGGCCGTCCGGACAGGATGACGCACCTGTTTTACAACGGCCGCCTGCAATCACCCCTGCTCTGGGACATCGTGAGCATCACCGCCTATTTCACCGCAAGCACGGTCTACCTCTACATCCCCATGATCCCGGACATCGCGATCCTTCGGGACCGGGGGGTGAAACCCAGATGGCTTTATGAATTTCTCTCCTGGAGCTGGCAGGGAACGGAACAGCAGCACAAGGTGCTGGACCGGGCGATGAACATCCTGATGGTCGTGGTGATCCCCATCGCGGTTTCCGTGCACACGATCATCTCCTACATCTTCGCCATGACCGTGCAACCCGGATGGCACAGCACCATCTTCGGACCGTACTTCGTGGTGGGAGCCATCTTCTCGGGGATCGCCGCGATTCTGGTATTGATGATCGTCTTCCGCAAGGTCTTCCATCTCGAACGGTATCTGAAGCTGATCCATTTCAACTATCTTAGCGTGCTGTTGTTGATCATGTCCCTCCTCTGGTTCTATTTCACGTTTTCCGAATACCTGACCGGCTTTTACGGCCACGAACCGAACGAAATGCGGGTGTTCATGTACAAATTCAGCGGGGCGTTTGCCCCCTACTTCTGGACGATGGTGACCTGCAACTTCCTCCTGCCGCTGATCCTGCTCAGCAACCGGAAGACCCGCACGATTCCGGGCATCCTCATCGCATCCATCTCGGTGATCATCGGCATGTGGCTGGAGCGGCTGATCATCGTGGTACCGTCCCTGGCCAATCCCCGGTTACCGTATCCAACGGGAATCTACATCCCTACGCATACGGAATGGATGTTGTTCCTCGGCGGGGTGTCGGTTTTTATCCTCGGGTACATGATGTTCGCGCGCTTCTTCCCCGTGATTTCGGTCTGGGAAATCCAGGAAGGGCGGCATGAGAGCGCAAAGACCGTTACCGAGCGGATCTCTTCCTACATGCCGGACCCGCAGCCGCGATATACTGGTAGCATGGAGAACGAATGA
- a CDS encoding cytochrome c, which yields MNSIRFRKIDIFVFGLIFFIAAVLSGCDQSGKKEAGVPGRAPATSSTMEVQKPHLVSDLIPGRKVFEAKNCNQCHSIFERERKIGPKLKSSRFYGSFLDIFSLLWNHAPAMAVQMRREVLDRPTFSTTELNELVSFLYMLPYLGEPGDARRGEALLESKSCFKCHSLGKKGRRNGTPLDSLAVYQSSVVLLQRMWNHGPEMIGRMATTGTSIPTFSGNEMADIFAALTKETPEKGKKVFLGVGNAENGEKLFTDKGCIKCHSIFGKGGKQAPDLGQTVAQSNVTKLTTQIWNHVGRMRQLYNQEKLQWPPFAETEMNDLIVFLYSLNYLDKPGDATKGEKIFAQKKCIECHFKTMEDKQKLLGAIKAINTTQFAAELWNHTSAMEAAMVTQGVPWPEMTGDTMRDVLAFLQKQ from the coding sequence ATGAACAGCATCCGTTTCCGGAAGATCGACATTTTCGTATTCGGGTTGATTTTCTTCATCGCGGCGGTTCTGTCGGGATGCGACCAAAGCGGAAAAAAGGAAGCCGGGGTTCCCGGAAGGGCTCCTGCGACATCGTCGACCATGGAAGTTCAGAAACCTCACCTCGTCAGCGACCTGATCCCCGGAAGAAAGGTGTTCGAGGCAAAAAACTGCAACCAGTGCCATTCGATCTTCGAGCGTGAGAGGAAAATCGGCCCCAAACTCAAATCCTCCCGTTTTTACGGAAGCTTCCTGGATATCTTCTCGCTCCTTTGGAATCATGCGCCGGCAATGGCCGTCCAAATGAGGCGCGAAGTGCTGGATCGCCCCACCTTCAGCACGACCGAACTGAACGAACTCGTCTCCTTTCTTTACATGTTGCCGTACCTGGGAGAACCTGGGGATGCCCGGCGCGGCGAGGCCCTTCTCGAGTCAAAATCCTGTTTCAAGTGCCACTCCCTGGGCAAAAAAGGGAGAAGAAACGGAACCCCGCTCGATTCCCTTGCCGTTTACCAATCCTCTGTCGTTCTCCTGCAGAGAATGTGGAATCATGGGCCGGAGATGATCGGTCGGATGGCGACGACCGGCACTTCCATCCCTACGTTCTCCGGCAACGAAATGGCGGACATCTTCGCCGCACTGACGAAAGAGACACCGGAGAAAGGCAAAAAAGTCTTCCTAGGGGTCGGGAATGCCGAGAACGGGGAAAAACTGTTTACCGACAAAGGTTGCATCAAATGCCACTCGATTTTCGGAAAGGGCGGCAAGCAGGCCCCGGACCTTGGGCAAACCGTCGCCCAGTCGAATGTGACGAAACTTACCACCCAGATATGGAACCACGTCGGACGGATGAGGCAACTATATAATCAGGAAAAACTGCAGTGGCCTCCTTTCGCGGAAACCGAGATGAACGACCTGATCGTGTTCCTTTATTCGCTCAATTATCTGGATAAACCCGGGGATGCTACAAAGGGAGAGAAAATCTTCGCCCAGAAAAAATGCATCGAGTGCCACTTCAAAACCATGGAAGACAAACAAAAGCTCCTCGGAGCCATCAAGGCGATCAATACCACCCAGTTCGCGGCGGAATTGTGGAATCACACCTCCGCGATGGAAGCGGCCATGGTGACCCAAGGAGTTCCGTGGCCGGAAATGACCGGCGATACAATGAGGGACGTACTGGCGTTCCTGCAAAAACAGTAA
- the nrfD gene encoding polysulfide reductase NrfD: MQKVWAFVQGCFLLLRKGSKLYYAWVFSLLVLIAIGVVAYANQLYNGLIVTAMRDQVSWGFYISNFTFTVGVAAAAILLVIPAYVYDWEPIKEIAILGELVAVSAMVVCLLFVTVDIGRPDRFWHLIPKIGILNFPQSLLAWDVVVLNTYLVLNFGIASYMLYSYYYRREPNMKYVFPLLMFSIPAAISIHTVTAFLYNGLAARPFWNASILAPRFLASAFCSGPAGMILMFQVVRKWTNIEIKDKAIFKIAELIAYAMFINLFLLGAEIFKEYYSDTVHLAPVKYLYQGLGGHSDLVSFIWTATIFNLTAFFLFLIPQTRENYVTLNIGCVLMFIGVFIEKGMGLVIPGFVPDVLGDFYEYSPTGTEILVSIGIWATGLLVFTLLLRIAVPIMNGDFHVGEDGVKPHIGDQLFFVRKRVAVEDEDLYSP, from the coding sequence ATGCAGAAAGTATGGGCGTTCGTCCAGGGGTGTTTCCTCCTGCTGAGGAAGGGGAGCAAGCTGTACTACGCTTGGGTCTTCTCCCTCCTGGTTCTGATCGCGATCGGGGTTGTTGCGTATGCCAACCAGCTGTACAACGGGCTGATCGTCACCGCAATGCGGGACCAGGTCTCCTGGGGTTTTTATATCTCCAATTTCACGTTCACCGTCGGCGTGGCGGCTGCCGCCATCCTGCTCGTCATCCCGGCGTATGTCTACGATTGGGAGCCCATCAAGGAAATCGCGATTCTCGGCGAACTCGTGGCCGTCTCCGCGATGGTGGTGTGCCTGTTGTTCGTCACGGTCGACATCGGGCGACCCGACCGGTTCTGGCACTTGATCCCGAAGATCGGGATTTTGAATTTTCCGCAATCGCTTCTTGCGTGGGACGTCGTGGTGCTGAACACCTACCTTGTCCTGAACTTCGGGATCGCGAGCTACATGCTGTACAGCTATTACTATCGGCGCGAACCGAACATGAAATACGTCTTTCCCCTCCTGATGTTTTCGATCCCGGCGGCGATCTCCATCCACACCGTGACCGCGTTTCTCTACAACGGCCTGGCGGCGAGACCCTTCTGGAACGCGTCGATCCTTGCCCCCCGGTTTCTGGCCTCGGCGTTCTGTTCCGGGCCGGCCGGAATGATCCTCATGTTCCAGGTCGTCCGGAAGTGGACGAATATCGAAATCAAGGACAAGGCCATCTTCAAAATCGCCGAACTCATCGCGTACGCGATGTTCATCAACCTGTTCCTGCTGGGAGCGGAGATCTTCAAGGAGTACTACTCCGACACCGTCCACCTGGCGCCGGTGAAATATCTCTACCAGGGACTGGGGGGGCACTCGGACCTGGTTTCGTTCATCTGGACGGCAACGATCTTCAACCTTACGGCGTTCTTCCTCTTCCTTATACCGCAGACCAGGGAGAACTATGTCACGCTCAATATCGGCTGCGTCCTCATGTTCATCGGTGTGTTTATCGAGAAGGGGATGGGGCTCGTGATCCCGGGGTTTGTCCCGGACGTCCTCGGGGATTTCTACGAATATTCCCCGACCGGCACCGAGATACTGGTATCGATCGGGATCTGGGCGACGGGGTTGCTCGTGTTCACGCTGCTCCTGCGGATTGCGGTCCCGATCATGAACGGCGACTTCCACGTGGGCGAGGACGGGGTGAAACCGCACATCGGCGACCAACTGTTTTTCGTCCGGAAGCGTGTGGCCGTCGAGGACGAGGATCTCTATTCTCCCTGA
- a CDS encoding 4Fe-4S dicluster domain-containing protein has product MSDREEHDEHVFRLTRRKALKGLALGIGTMVLPAKDASASVWDSFFQKNFRELSRPERQKILARLEKEYSATYKKSVRVKDTPSPEGVLFGYGLDLSRCVGCRRCVYGCVTENNQSRDPQVHWIKVLRLSKERGVDLEHSEQYYNPATVPQEGYFYMPVQCQQCENPPCTKVCPVQATWKETDGIVVVDYNWCIGCRYCMAACPYGARHFNWKAPGLPAGEMNPETHYLGNRPRPVGVVEKCTFCMQRTREPDGKYPACVEVCPVGARKFGNLLDPTSEIRNVIENKRVFILKEDLNTQPKFYYFYSV; this is encoded by the coding sequence ATGTCGGATAGGGAAGAACACGACGAACACGTTTTTCGACTGACGCGCCGGAAGGCGTTGAAGGGATTGGCGTTGGGGATAGGCACCATGGTCCTCCCCGCGAAAGACGCCTCCGCCTCCGTCTGGGACTCTTTTTTCCAGAAGAATTTCCGGGAACTCAGCAGGCCGGAGCGCCAGAAGATTCTTGCAAGGCTCGAGAAGGAATACAGCGCCACGTACAAGAAATCGGTGAGGGTAAAGGATACGCCTTCCCCAGAGGGCGTCCTGTTCGGGTACGGGCTGGACCTTTCCCGTTGCGTCGGGTGCCGAAGGTGCGTTTACGGGTGCGTGACCGAGAACAACCAGTCCCGCGATCCCCAGGTCCATTGGATCAAGGTGCTCCGCCTGTCGAAGGAACGAGGGGTCGACCTGGAGCATTCCGAGCAATATTACAACCCGGCGACCGTTCCCCAGGAAGGGTATTTCTACATGCCCGTCCAGTGCCAGCAGTGCGAGAACCCGCCCTGCACCAAGGTGTGCCCCGTGCAGGCCACCTGGAAGGAGACCGACGGGATCGTGGTCGTGGACTACAACTGGTGCATCGGGTGCCGGTACTGCATGGCGGCGTGCCCTTACGGTGCGAGGCATTTCAACTGGAAGGCGCCCGGGCTGCCGGCCGGGGAGATGAACCCCGAAACGCATTATCTCGGCAACCGGCCGCGGCCCGTCGGGGTGGTGGAAAAGTGCACCTTCTGCATGCAGCGCACCAGGGAACCGGACGGGAAATACCCCGCGTGCGTCGAGGTTTGCCCGGTCGGGGCCCGCAAGTTCGGAAACCTGCTCGACCCGACCAGCGAGATCCGCAACGTGATCGAGAACAAGCGGGTGTTCATCCTCAAGGAGGATTTGAACACCCAGCCGAAGTTCTACTACTTCTACTCCGTGTGA
- a CDS encoding cytochrome c3 family protein, with the protein MVPPPPFTEGIFPCSECHKEMRPNPTRRELKDEHADIQLKNHAEKERWCLDCHDMKNRDKLRLVSGEQIDFTESYRLCGQCHGDKYRDWRSGIHGKRTGQWNGKKQYLLCAHCHNPHNPRFKELQPMPPPMRPENIR; encoded by the coding sequence ATGGTCCCTCCGCCTCCGTTCACGGAGGGGATCTTCCCCTGCTCCGAATGCCACAAGGAGATGCGTCCCAACCCGACGCGACGGGAGTTGAAGGACGAGCACGCGGATATCCAGCTGAAGAACCATGCCGAGAAAGAGCGGTGGTGCCTCGATTGCCACGACATGAAAAACCGCGACAAACTCCGGCTTGTCTCCGGCGAGCAGATCGATTTTACGGAGAGTTACCGTCTTTGCGGCCAGTGCCACGGGGACAAGTACCGCGACTGGAGGTCGGGAATCCACGGAAAGCGGACGGGGCAGTGGAACGGGAAGAAGCAATACCTCCTGTGCGCTCATTGCCATAATCCGCACAACCCGCGGTTCAAGGAACTCCAGCCGATGCCGCCGCCGATGCGACCTGAAAACATCCGGTAA
- a CDS encoding ferritin family protein, with translation MPKAAKPAPKNGNAGSALTRALRFEKTGMRYFALSEQKATDGFAKRVFALLADMERKHYEEIQAIAKKVGEDGRFPAVSAVNSEGRMRLFKREYSRIKKEKTITGDAAVAMRKALGFEAEGREMYSRMSANSSNRQEKAFFKLLASEEQKHFDIIYEYLEFLDNSGLRMQDG, from the coding sequence ATGCCGAAAGCGGCCAAGCCCGCTCCGAAAAACGGAAACGCAGGATCCGCGCTTACCCGCGCGCTCCGGTTCGAGAAGACCGGGATGCGCTACTTCGCCCTGTCCGAGCAGAAGGCGACCGACGGGTTTGCGAAGCGCGTCTTCGCGCTCCTGGCCGACATGGAGCGGAAGCATTACGAGGAGATCCAGGCGATCGCGAAGAAGGTGGGGGAGGACGGCAGGTTCCCCGCCGTCTCCGCCGTGAACAGCGAGGGGCGGATGCGTCTCTTCAAGCGGGAGTACAGCCGGATCAAGAAGGAGAAAACGATCACCGGGGACGCCGCGGTGGCGATGCGGAAGGCCCTCGGGTTCGAGGCCGAGGGGCGGGAGATGTACTCCCGCATGTCCGCCAACTCCTCGAACCGGCAGGAGAAGGCGTTCTTCAAGCTCCTCGCCTCCGAGGAGCAGAAGCATTTCGACATCATCTACGAATACCTCGAATTCCTCGACAACTCGGGGCTGCGGATGCAGGACGGGTGA
- the typA gene encoding translational GTPase TypA: MQATSDIRNVAIIAHVDHGKTTLVDAMLRQSGIFSAHAAVVDRVMDSLDLEREKGITIMAKNTAVIYRGVKINIVDTPGHADFGGEVERTLKMVDAVLLLVDASEGPLPQTRFVLKKALERELPVILVINKIDRPDARIDEVIDEVYDLFIDLDATEDQLDFPVMMTNARAGTAALRGEPAGRSLQPLFDAILSHVPPPTGDPSATLQFLVTNLEYSDYVGRLAVGRVFEGTLRAGEIISLCGIGGEVKRLKVALLYGYEGLSRTEITEATAGDIVAIAGMEDVTIGDTISDAENPKPLPRIAVDEPTVSMVFSINTSPFAGKEGKFVTSRQVRARLEKELLGNVALRVDFSGTDWFTVMGRGELQLVILIEMMRREGFELSVSRPEVVTKTEGGAVVEPVEALFVDVPDAHLGAVTQALGIRRAKMTKMINPGQGRVRIEYRIPSRGLIGFRSEFLTLTRGTGLLNHLFDGYDPWQGPIPERINGALVADRTGRATAYAIFHLQSRGTFFIGDGVQVYEGMVVGENSRPVDIDVNICKEKKLTNIRAAGTDEALRLVPPRILSLEAALEFINEDEVVEITPASIRMRKKILDAGKRPRRKE, from the coding sequence ATGCAGGCCACCTCCGACATCAGGAATGTCGCGATCATCGCACACGTCGACCACGGGAAGACCACCCTGGTCGACGCGATGCTGCGGCAGAGCGGCATCTTCAGCGCCCACGCGGCCGTCGTCGACCGGGTGATGGACTCCCTCGATCTCGAGCGGGAGAAGGGGATCACGATCATGGCGAAGAACACCGCCGTGATCTACCGGGGCGTCAAGATCAACATCGTCGATACCCCCGGCCACGCCGACTTCGGCGGCGAGGTGGAGCGGACGCTGAAGATGGTCGACGCGGTGCTGCTGCTCGTGGACGCCTCCGAGGGCCCGCTTCCGCAGACCCGCTTCGTGCTCAAGAAAGCCCTCGAGCGGGAGCTTCCCGTCATCCTCGTCATCAACAAGATCGACCGGCCCGACGCGCGGATCGACGAGGTGATCGACGAGGTCTACGACCTCTTCATCGACCTCGACGCCACGGAAGACCAGCTCGATTTCCCGGTCATGATGACGAACGCCCGGGCGGGGACGGCGGCCCTCCGCGGGGAACCGGCGGGGCGGAGCCTGCAGCCCCTCTTCGACGCGATCCTCTCCCACGTGCCGCCCCCCACCGGCGACCCGTCGGCCACCCTCCAGTTCCTGGTGACCAACCTCGAATACAGCGACTACGTCGGACGGCTTGCCGTCGGGCGGGTCTTCGAGGGGACGCTGCGCGCCGGGGAGATCATCTCCCTGTGCGGGATCGGCGGGGAGGTGAAGAGGCTCAAGGTGGCGCTGCTCTACGGGTACGAGGGGTTGAGCCGCACGGAGATCACGGAGGCGACCGCGGGGGACATCGTCGCGATCGCGGGGATGGAGGACGTGACGATCGGGGACACGATCTCCGACGCGGAAAATCCGAAGCCCCTCCCCCGCATCGCCGTGGACGAGCCGACGGTGTCGATGGTCTTCTCGATCAACACCTCGCCGTTCGCCGGGAAAGAAGGGAAGTTCGTCACCTCGCGGCAGGTGCGCGCCCGGCTCGAGAAGGAGCTGCTCGGCAACGTCGCGCTCCGGGTCGACTTTTCCGGGACCGACTGGTTCACGGTGATGGGACGCGGGGAACTGCAGCTCGTGATCCTCATCGAGATGATGCGGCGGGAGGGGTTCGAGCTCTCGGTGTCCCGGCCCGAGGTGGTGACGAAGACGGAAGGCGGGGCGGTCGTCGAACCGGTCGAGGCGCTCTTCGTGGACGTCCCCGACGCGCACCTCGGGGCCGTGACGCAGGCGTTGGGGATCCGGCGGGCGAAGATGACGAAGATGATCAACCCGGGGCAGGGGCGCGTGCGGATCGAGTACCGCATCCCGTCGCGCGGCCTGATCGGCTTCCGTTCGGAGTTTCTCACCCTCACGCGCGGCACCGGTCTGCTGAACCACCTCTTCGACGGCTACGATCCGTGGCAGGGGCCGATCCCCGAGCGGATCAACGGGGCGCTGGTCGCCGACCGGACGGGGCGCGCCACGGCGTACGCCATCTTCCACCTGCAGTCGCGCGGGACGTTCTTCATCGGGGACGGGGTGCAGGTGTACGAGGGGATGGTCGTGGGAGAGAACTCGCGTCCCGTGGACATCGACGTCAACATCTGCAAGGAGAAGAAGCTCACGAACATCCGCGCCGCCGGCACGGACGAGGCGCTCCGGCTGGTCCCGCCCCGGATCCTCTCCCTCGAGGCGGCCCTCGAGTTCATCAACGAGGACGAGGTGGTGGAGATCACCCCCGCCTCGATCCGCATGCGGAAGAAGATCCTCGACGCCGGGAAACGGCCCCGCCGCAAGGAGTGA
- a CDS encoding DUF853 domain-containing protein, protein MTLAPAPLAIAKGKKEIALLPGMANRHGLIAGATGTGKTVTLRVLAERFSAIGVPVFLADVKGDLSGIPRPGGDNPKVAERVAQLKPDGFEYQGYPVTFWDLFGEQGHPVRATVSEMGPLLLGRILNLNDIQCGVLTLVFKIADDNGMLLLDLKDLRSMAQFVGDNADQFRTTYGNIAAASVGAIQRGLLGVEQQGGDRFFGEPALDLQDLLQADPAGRGMINILAASRLMTSPRAYSTFLLFLLSELFEQLPEVGDPEKPRLVFFFDEAHLLFTDAPKPLLEKIEQVVRLVRSKGVGVYFATQNPMDIPDRVLGQLGNRVQHALRAFSPNEQKAVKAAAETFRANPKLDVVKAITELGVGEALVSVLDAKGTPSVVERAFVLPPRSRLAPLSPEERAQVVRDSVLHGHYEKAVDRESAHEKLKEKAAQRQAEETAGGAAPGGAPKGGRAPEARSEAGVVIGAMVKSAAHAIGSQLGRQIIRGVLGSILGGKRR, encoded by the coding sequence ATGACGCTCGCACCGGCGCCGCTCGCTATCGCGAAGGGAAAGAAGGAGATCGCGCTCCTCCCCGGGATGGCCAACCGTCACGGCCTGATCGCCGGCGCCACGGGCACCGGCAAGACCGTCACGCTGCGGGTGCTGGCGGAGCGGTTCAGCGCGATCGGCGTTCCGGTCTTCCTGGCGGACGTGAAGGGGGACCTGTCCGGGATCCCCCGGCCGGGGGGCGACAACCCGAAAGTCGCGGAACGGGTGGCTCAACTCAAACCGGACGGGTTCGAATACCAGGGGTATCCCGTCACCTTCTGGGACCTCTTCGGGGAGCAGGGGCACCCCGTTCGCGCCACCGTCTCGGAGATGGGCCCTCTCCTCCTCGGGCGGATCCTCAACCTGAACGACATCCAGTGCGGCGTCCTGACCCTCGTCTTCAAGATCGCGGACGACAACGGCATGCTGCTGCTGGACCTGAAGGACCTGCGATCGATGGCGCAGTTCGTCGGGGACAACGCCGACCAGTTCCGGACCACGTACGGCAACATCGCCGCCGCGAGCGTCGGGGCGATCCAGCGGGGACTTCTGGGGGTGGAGCAACAGGGAGGGGACCGGTTCTTCGGCGAGCCCGCGCTCGACCTGCAGGACCTCCTTCAGGCCGATCCGGCCGGCCGCGGAATGATCAACATCCTCGCCGCGTCCCGGCTCATGACCTCCCCCAGAGCCTACTCCACGTTCCTGCTTTTCCTGCTCTCCGAGCTGTTCGAGCAGCTCCCCGAGGTGGGGGACCCGGAAAAACCCCGCCTCGTCTTCTTCTTCGACGAGGCGCACCTGCTCTTCACGGACGCGCCGAAACCTCTCCTCGAAAAGATCGAGCAGGTGGTGCGGCTCGTCCGCTCGAAAGGCGTGGGGGTGTATTTCGCCACCCAGAACCCCATGGACATCCCCGACCGGGTCCTCGGCCAGCTGGGGAACCGGGTACAGCACGCCCTGCGGGCTTTTTCCCCCAACGAGCAGAAGGCGGTCAAGGCCGCCGCCGAGACGTTCCGTGCGAACCCGAAGCTCGATGTCGTCAAGGCGATCACCGAGCTCGGGGTCGGGGAGGCGCTCGTCTCCGTCCTGGACGCGAAGGGGACGCCGTCCGTGGTGGAGCGCGCCTTCGTCCTGCCGCCCCGGAGCCGGCTTGCCCCCCTCTCCCCGGAGGAGCGGGCGCAGGTCGTCCGCGATTCGGTGCTCCACGGGCATTACGAGAAGGCGGTGGATCGGGAGTCCGCCCACGAGAAGCTGAAGGAGAAGGCGGCGCAGCGGCAGGCGGAGGAAACCGCCGGCGGGGCGGCTCCGGGCGGGGCCCCGAAAGGCGGGCGTGCCCCCGAGGCGCGGTCCGAGGCCGGGGTGGTGATCGGTGCGATGGTCAAGAGCGCGGCCCACGCCATCGGCAGCCAGCTCGGGCGCCAGATCATCCGGGGGGTGCTGGGCTCCATCCTCGGCGGAAAGCGGCGCTGA